A DNA window from Amphiprion ocellaris isolate individual 3 ecotype Okinawa chromosome 8, ASM2253959v1, whole genome shotgun sequence contains the following coding sequences:
- the LOC111577403 gene encoding urotensin-2-like, whose product MKCNHLVSWAFVLVASGPLLAHPITESAEIPYPGPVSVEDRGIGSLDDLSLSEQTFPPQDGAGLRYSTLISGEINRDGVRTAGLLPRGMKREVLLEKQSLLNPFSHVLGIRKQFRKRAGNSECFWKYCV is encoded by the exons ATGAAGTGCAACCATCTCGTCTCCTGGGCCTTCGTGCTCGTGGCCTCTGGCCCCCTGCTGGCCCACCCAATTACAGAATCTGCTGAGATACCCTATCCAGGACCTG TATCAGTGGAGGACCGAGGGATCGGCTCGCTGGatgatctgtctctctctgagcAAACCTTCCCTCCACAGGATGGTGCTGGCCTCAGATATTCCACTCTGATATCTGGGGAGATTAACAGAGATG GTGTCAGAACAGCAGGCCTGCTTCCGAGGGGGATGAAGAGAGAG GTTCTACTGGAGAAACAAAGTCTCCTAAATCCTTTCAGCCACGTGCTGGGCATCCGGAAACAGTTCAGGAAGAGAGCAGGGAATTCAGAGTGTTTCTGGAAGTACTGTGTCTAA